A genomic window from Shewanella vesiculosa includes:
- a CDS encoding LysR family transcriptional regulator encodes MKIDLNLFVVFDAIYCEGNITKAASVLNLSQPAVSHSLGKLRTHFDDALFIRQGNEMRPTPVAKNVIDDVREALHQLQVCLVQSRQFEPLTSRKSFSLSLHGSLEPYYLPILQQSLSLESPAINLSSNKRVRRTELENKLASGDIDLAIDTLIPVSNNIMHTQLELDQLVVIARKNHPAITDALDLETYLRLEHVLVSSRSTGPSLEDFELSRIGLHRKISLRCQHALSACRVILNNDMLLTLPKTAAAMYGQMLDIAIYPMPVELPDIGVHLYWHINVDKEPANKWLRNKMIIAATNTRITP; translated from the coding sequence ATGAAAATTGATTTGAATTTGTTTGTGGTGTTTGATGCAATCTATTGCGAAGGTAATATCACTAAAGCGGCATCGGTATTGAATCTATCCCAGCCGGCTGTGAGTCACTCGCTGGGTAAATTACGCACTCATTTTGATGATGCTTTATTTATCAGGCAAGGTAATGAAATGCGCCCGACTCCGGTGGCAAAGAATGTAATAGATGATGTGCGCGAAGCCTTGCACCAATTACAAGTATGTTTAGTGCAATCTAGACAGTTTGAGCCATTAACCTCACGCAAAAGCTTTTCATTATCCTTACACGGTTCTTTAGAACCTTACTATTTGCCTATCTTGCAACAAAGCTTGTCGTTAGAGTCGCCAGCAATTAATTTAAGCAGTAATAAGCGAGTAAGACGCACAGAACTTGAAAACAAGCTGGCCAGTGGCGACATCGATTTGGCCATTGATACCTTAATCCCTGTCAGCAACAATATTATGCATACGCAATTAGAGTTAGATCAACTGGTTGTTATTGCACGTAAAAATCACCCTGCTATTACAGACGCACTCGATTTAGAGACTTATTTGCGCCTAGAGCATGTATTGGTGTCATCTCGCTCAACCGGGCCTAGTTTGGAAGATTTTGAACTGTCACGTATCGGTTTACATCGTAAAATATCCCTACGGTGTCAGCATGCGTTATCGGCGTGTAGAGTGATCTTAAATAACGACATGTTACTGACATTACCGAAAACGGCCGCAGCCATGTACGGTCAAATGCTTGATATCGCCATTTACCCCATGCCAGTTGAATTACCCGATATTGGGGTGCATTTATACTGGCATATTAATGTCGACAAAGAGCCAGCGAATAAATGGCTCAGAAACAAAATGATTATTGCGGCAACAAATACAAGAATCACACCTTAA
- a CDS encoding ATP-binding protein has translation MAIELPIVVPFLIGNIAFSIILIRLGFIWSLLALAIVSVPIASNIELFNSILQLFCLMLLTLNLKQPLWRVMGVYTVAIGFIYHQFAYPIFTESPALLVSATLLNGCIFILCTKTALMLNVITITPKNQKNQSLKLQLSHRIGLYSAVPCTILIAFILQGAISLHISSVLQYYDNEQSKFINEIQRHIERYIGNTELIASLGHDNIDQNTLRKLTEQQEELISALVTDKNGLISLFYKADLPNSKMQKTSVADRSYFSKPKELGKSYVSETFQGRGLGEDRLFAVSAPLFQNGTFDGVVEISVNLKTLTNTFKSSDDMDSNRILLDRDSKKIWGSDTLGQLGRVWTERPLMTPFTSSVFGQHIFNKVEPISFTSDGRYIVIRKHLDELNWTALYYLDTRSFVIRYFIYLSIAMISALLLLQYITVLSGRLIHRYTNTLEQITRHTHRWRSDNPNTQPLTFTTTALEFEVLSESINGLQKRVIDSRKAMHKSMAEVSTLNNELEARVKDRTQQLEQERDKAKLLAEIKTRFLANMSHEIRTPITIIKGFTEELLSEATGDTYRTLNRINQNTLHLQNVIDDILDTAKIEQGKMRIALESINLAHFMTDFIDSTAQMAHKKGLSIDYDVSDIADVHIMADPFRLQQILLNLLSNAVKFTATGSITLKAEKTTAQSCSIKVIDQGIGISKQQQSTLFEAFTQANSSTSRDYGGTGLGLYISKQLADAMDISLTVTSEIGQGSTFMLSFNTHSALQKPIKDSTVIATELPTSASHGRKLLIVDDVEDIRILVAAYVKSLNMELLFAENGQQALDIALKHRPDIIIMDQQMPIMDGLSAGQAMRRHGFESVIISLSADVFEQHPVSDTVSPFNATLCKPIDKTQLLNTIQFCLSKHDITLPNEDITSMSAQQEMDGFDELRQDYLESLRAIPDELNLLAATSEHKQVVMLLHKIKGTSACLGLHDVSATAQQAEAALRDGGNLNQVCNEFNARLTQLFSC, from the coding sequence ATGGCGATCGAACTGCCTATTGTCGTACCTTTTCTCATCGGTAACATTGCCTTTTCAATTATCCTCATTCGCTTAGGTTTTATCTGGTCTCTGTTGGCTCTTGCTATCGTCAGCGTTCCAATAGCAAGTAATATTGAATTATTTAACAGTATCTTGCAGCTGTTTTGCTTGATGTTATTAACATTAAATTTGAAACAACCTCTTTGGCGAGTAATGGGGGTTTATACTGTCGCCATAGGCTTTATCTACCATCAATTTGCGTATCCCATTTTTACTGAATCGCCAGCGTTATTAGTCAGTGCCACACTGTTAAACGGTTGTATTTTTATTTTATGTACAAAAACGGCGTTAATGCTAAATGTCATAACAATCACACCAAAAAATCAAAAAAATCAAAGCTTAAAGCTACAGTTAAGTCATCGAATTGGTTTGTATAGCGCCGTCCCCTGCACGATTTTAATCGCATTTATTTTACAAGGTGCTATCAGTCTCCACATATCATCCGTTCTGCAGTATTACGATAATGAACAAAGTAAATTTATTAATGAAATTCAACGTCATATCGAACGGTATATCGGCAATACAGAACTTATCGCCAGTTTAGGACATGACAATATTGACCAAAACACATTACGTAAGTTAACTGAGCAACAAGAAGAGCTGATATCTGCACTGGTCACCGATAAGAATGGCCTTATTTCACTATTTTATAAAGCCGACTTACCTAACAGTAAAATGCAAAAGACATCGGTTGCCGACCGGAGTTATTTCAGTAAACCTAAGGAATTGGGCAAAAGCTATGTCAGTGAGACCTTTCAGGGAAGAGGACTGGGTGAAGATCGATTATTTGCGGTCAGCGCACCGCTTTTCCAAAATGGCACATTTGATGGGGTAGTCGAGATTTCTGTCAATCTTAAAACGTTAACCAATACCTTCAAATCTTCAGATGATATGGATTCTAACCGTATTTTACTCGACAGAGACTCGAAGAAAATTTGGGGTAGCGATACCTTAGGACAGTTAGGTCGTGTCTGGACAGAACGGCCATTAATGACACCTTTCACAAGCTCTGTATTTGGACAGCATATATTCAATAAAGTTGAACCAATTTCCTTCACATCAGACGGTCGTTATATCGTTATACGAAAACACCTAGACGAATTGAATTGGACAGCGCTGTACTATTTAGACACCCGCTCATTTGTGATTCGCTATTTTATTTATTTATCGATTGCGATGATATCAGCGCTGTTATTGCTGCAATACATCACAGTGTTGTCTGGGCGATTAATTCATCGGTACACCAATACATTAGAACAAATTACCCGCCACACTCATCGCTGGCGATCTGATAATCCTAATACACAGCCTCTGACATTTACCACCACAGCACTTGAGTTTGAAGTATTGTCTGAAAGTATTAATGGTTTGCAAAAGCGAGTAATCGATTCTCGCAAAGCTATGCACAAATCAATGGCTGAAGTGAGCACTCTCAATAATGAATTAGAAGCAAGAGTCAAAGACAGAACTCAGCAACTGGAACAAGAACGTGATAAAGCAAAACTGCTCGCAGAAATTAAAACCCGGTTTCTAGCAAACATGAGTCACGAGATCCGCACACCGATTACTATTATTAAGGGTTTTACTGAAGAACTGCTTAGTGAAGCGACGGGCGATACCTACCGCACGCTTAATCGTATAAATCAAAATACTCTGCACTTACAAAATGTAATTGATGATATTCTCGATACAGCTAAAATTGAGCAAGGCAAAATGCGCATCGCATTAGAATCGATTAATCTTGCCCATTTTATGACTGACTTTATCGATAGCACGGCACAAATGGCGCACAAAAAGGGCTTGTCTATTGACTATGATGTCAGTGACATTGCTGACGTTCATATCATGGCCGACCCTTTCCGATTACAACAAATATTACTTAACTTACTCAGTAACGCGGTAAAGTTTACCGCCACAGGATCGATTACCCTTAAAGCTGAAAAAACAACTGCGCAAAGCTGTAGCATCAAAGTAATAGACCAAGGTATTGGCATTAGCAAACAGCAACAGTCCACCCTGTTTGAGGCATTTACCCAAGCCAATTCCAGCACGAGTCGAGATTATGGCGGTACAGGACTTGGCTTGTATATTAGCAAACAACTTGCTGATGCAATGGACATATCACTCACGGTAACCAGCGAGATTGGTCAAGGGTCGACTTTCATGCTGAGTTTTAACACCCACAGCGCTTTGCAAAAACCAATAAAAGACTCGACTGTAATAGCAACTGAATTGCCTACCAGTGCAAGTCATGGTAGAAAATTGCTCATTGTTGATGATGTCGAAGACATTCGCATCTTAGTGGCTGCTTACGTTAAGTCACTTAATATGGAGTTATTGTTTGCGGAGAATGGTCAACAAGCCTTGGATATTGCCCTCAAACATCGCCCAGATATCATTATTATGGATCAGCAAATGCCAATAATGGATGGCTTGAGCGCGGGTCAAGCAATGAGACGTCATGGGTTTGAATCGGTGATTATTTCACTGAGTGCAGATGTGTTTGAACAGCACCCTGTAAGCGACACCGTATCACCTTTTAACGCAACGCTTTGCAAGCCTATCGATAAAACACAACTGTTAAATACCATACAATTTTGTTTATCAAAACATGATATAACACTGCCTAATGAAGATATTACTAGTATGAGTGCACAACAAGAGATGGACGGATTCGACGAGTTACGACAGGACTACTTGGAAAGTTTACGCGCCATACCTGACGAGTTAAACTTGCTTGCTGCAACCTCAGAGCATAAACAAGTTGTCATGCTATTACATAAAATTAAGGGAACCAGTGCCTGCTTAGGGTTACACGACGTGAGTGCAACAGCACAACAGGCAGAAGCCGCGCTAAGAGATGGGGGCAATCTTAATCAAGTGTGTAATGAGTTTAATGCGCGCTTAACGCAATTGTTCTCTTGTTAA
- a CDS encoding EAL domain-containing protein, translating to MTNKLLIVDDEEAILRALKRLFARAGYRVFTATSGFDALNIMAQEHCQVIISDFRMPVMNGSQLLAAIKAQYPTSLCMILSGFTDFSSVLALLNSGTVFRFLQKPWDETLLYSEVEAAFIAYNKHFDENEVNQLMANSAEALIELYPNGQIGRVNGVAKQIFNLDSSSILIADVFPFCSYECLLTLFSSNIDNVVLKATTGKNVEFVLKKTTDKSRFFELQFMNKNDGALPYRKQLASFLDQNEIVNLADSLLETVKPFAMVAIHLKNYSYWTEIIGPVATEKLFDDIALTLFTQSKISSSALAFLTNEHFVLLMDNFTNEHDLHKQLTDFIAPFSHTSYSDKSVRVELVVTYCIAREDGDNAAQLLSNALISNRLHRTGHSHFFMRYDAAIIEQKRKQLFISKALFHAVDNQQLYLHFQPKFDLNQRKITSCEVLLRWEHPQLGNISPVVFIPIAEREGQIIELGYWVIHAACMAISNWTQKGIRLDKVAINISGKQLSHADFIPRVEALLAGFDIDMSTLEFELTESWLVDNIEESAEKLTRLKNAGISIAIDDFGTGYSSLSYLSKLPIDVLKIDRSLIIDISDNLNTQSMVGNITRMAHDLGMKVVVEGVEHIEQMLILEKLNCDVIQGYFIARPQDEDSFTRLIANADASIAAVMGGI from the coding sequence ATGACGAATAAGCTGTTGATTGTTGATGATGAAGAGGCCATTTTACGGGCATTAAAACGATTGTTTGCTCGTGCAGGCTATCGGGTATTTACTGCAACCAGTGGTTTTGACGCGCTCAACATCATGGCTCAAGAACATTGTCAGGTGATTATTTCTGATTTTAGAATGCCAGTAATGAACGGCTCGCAATTATTGGCGGCCATAAAAGCGCAATATCCTACAAGTCTGTGCATGATCCTCAGTGGTTTTACTGATTTTAGTTCAGTATTAGCGTTACTTAATTCTGGTACTGTGTTTCGTTTTTTACAAAAACCCTGGGATGAAACGCTTCTTTATTCCGAGGTTGAAGCCGCTTTTATTGCTTACAACAAACACTTTGACGAAAATGAAGTCAATCAATTAATGGCCAATAGCGCAGAGGCCCTGATTGAACTTTATCCTAACGGCCAGATCGGCAGAGTTAATGGTGTTGCCAAGCAAATATTTAATCTAGATTCCAGCAGTATTTTAATCGCCGATGTGTTTCCATTTTGCTCCTATGAATGTCTGTTAACGCTATTTAGTAGCAATATTGATAACGTGGTGCTAAAGGCAACCACTGGCAAAAATGTCGAATTCGTGTTGAAGAAAACGACAGATAAATCGCGCTTTTTTGAACTGCAATTTATGAATAAAAATGATGGTGCATTGCCATATAGAAAACAATTAGCCTCATTTTTAGATCAAAACGAAATCGTTAATTTAGCAGATTCACTGCTCGAGACCGTCAAGCCATTTGCGATGGTGGCCATCCACCTTAAAAATTACAGTTATTGGACTGAGATAATTGGCCCGGTGGCGACTGAAAAGTTATTTGATGATATTGCGTTAACCTTATTTACTCAGTCTAAAATATCTTCCTCAGCGTTAGCTTTTTTGACTAATGAGCATTTTGTGTTGCTCATGGATAATTTTACCAACGAGCATGATTTACACAAACAGCTCACTGATTTTATCGCCCCCTTTAGTCATACTAGTTATTCAGACAAATCAGTCAGAGTTGAACTGGTCGTCACCTATTGTATCGCCAGAGAAGATGGTGATAATGCCGCCCAATTACTCAGCAATGCATTAATCTCTAATCGTTTACACAGAACGGGTCATTCGCATTTCTTTATGCGCTATGATGCGGCAATTATTGAGCAAAAACGCAAGCAACTGTTTATCAGCAAAGCCTTATTCCACGCAGTCGACAATCAACAACTCTATTTGCATTTTCAGCCTAAGTTTGATTTAAATCAGCGTAAAATTACCAGCTGTGAAGTGTTACTACGCTGGGAACATCCACAATTAGGCAATATTTCCCCTGTGGTGTTTATTCCGATAGCAGAGCGAGAAGGGCAAATTATAGAGCTAGGTTATTGGGTCATTCATGCTGCGTGCATGGCAATATCAAATTGGACCCAAAAAGGTATCAGACTCGATAAAGTCGCAATAAATATATCGGGGAAACAGCTATCCCATGCCGATTTTATTCCCAGAGTGGAAGCATTATTAGCAGGATTTGATATTGATATGTCGACTCTGGAATTTGAACTCACCGAGTCATGGTTAGTTGATAATATTGAAGAAAGTGCAGAAAAATTAACACGATTAAAAAATGCCGGTATCAGTATTGCCATTGATGATTTTGGTACTGGTTACTCATCCTTATCTTATCTTTCAAAACTGCCTATTGATGTGTTAAAAATTGATCGGTCGCTAATTATTGATATCTCAGACAATTTAAATACTCAAAGCATGGTCGGTAATATTACCCGAATGGCCCACGACTTAGGCATGAAAGTTGTTGTGGAGGGGGTAGAGCACATTGAGCAAATGTTGATCCTTGAAAAACTTAACTGTGATGTCATTCAAGGCTACTTTATTGCTCGGCCTCAAGATGAAGACAGTTTTACTCGGTTGATTGCCAATGCCGACGCATCAATTGCTGCGGTAATGGGGGGAATATGA
- a CDS encoding ATP-binding protein, whose protein sequence is MTTLAVLENLTAKLPLGVCVLNEQLEIEYWNDFFADRLNISCDQVKGQNLLTLFPNEAKYLKKKINSVFVLNNASFSYWEHRPHVFLFSSSRPITGEETLMYQNIEFIPLHVSNNVVKTVCMIVQDVTELASYYQGKKQLSEELAQEHSALLALNTKLEAAQNQLLQADKMAAIGQLAAGVAHEINNPIGFIHSNLQSLQDYSTKLLNLISFYEKVVNKTQNKTFMALQQEMQDRSQYSFLREDMPELINESITGIDRVTDIIKNLKVFSHVDSSEWQHANIIEGIENTLKIANSQLKYNVEVHREFQQPLPALFCQPMQLNQVFLNLIVNSAQAIDGKGHIYIKVSASSTALVIEIKDTGCGISESAQRKIFEPFYTTKPVGQGTGLGLSLSYSIVQKHKGSIVVSSELDVGTTFIITLPLLTPSDLETPS, encoded by the coding sequence ATGACGACCCTCGCAGTATTAGAGAATCTGACTGCAAAATTGCCTTTAGGGGTATGTGTTCTTAATGAGCAATTAGAAATAGAGTACTGGAATGACTTTTTTGCTGATCGGCTGAACATCAGTTGTGACCAAGTAAAAGGGCAAAATTTGCTGACTCTTTTCCCAAATGAAGCAAAATATTTAAAGAAAAAGATCAACAGTGTGTTTGTATTGAACAATGCTAGTTTTTCATATTGGGAGCACAGACCACACGTATTTTTATTCAGTAGTAGCCGCCCAATCACAGGCGAAGAAACATTAATGTACCAAAACATTGAGTTTATACCGTTACACGTTAGTAATAATGTGGTTAAAACCGTATGCATGATAGTACAAGACGTCACTGAGTTGGCGAGTTATTACCAGGGTAAGAAACAACTTTCTGAAGAGTTAGCACAAGAACACTCAGCATTACTGGCGCTAAACACTAAACTGGAAGCCGCGCAGAATCAGTTATTACAAGCAGACAAAATGGCTGCCATTGGGCAGTTGGCTGCGGGCGTCGCTCATGAGATAAACAATCCTATTGGTTTTATTCATTCTAATTTACAAAGCCTACAAGATTATTCAACTAAGCTTTTAAATTTGATCAGCTTTTATGAAAAGGTGGTGAATAAAACCCAAAACAAAACCTTTATGGCTTTGCAGCAAGAAATGCAAGATCGCAGTCAATATTCGTTTTTACGTGAAGACATGCCTGAATTAATTAATGAGTCAATTACCGGAATAGATCGGGTCACTGATATTATAAAAAATCTTAAAGTGTTTTCACATGTCGACAGTAGTGAATGGCAGCATGCTAATATTATTGAAGGTATTGAAAATACGTTAAAAATTGCCAACAGTCAGCTTAAATATAATGTTGAAGTCCATCGCGAATTTCAGCAGCCATTACCGGCATTATTTTGCCAGCCAATGCAGTTAAACCAGGTGTTTTTGAATTTAATTGTCAATTCAGCCCAGGCTATTGATGGTAAAGGGCACATTTACATTAAGGTATCGGCGAGCAGCACAGCATTGGTTATCGAAATAAAAGATACCGGTTGTGGCATAAGTGAATCGGCACAGCGTAAAATTTTTGAACCATTTTACACCACTAAACCTGTAGGTCAGGGGACCGGCTTGGGATTGTCATTGTCTTATAGTATCGTGCAAAAACACAAAGGTAGTATTGTGGTAAGCTCCGAGCTTGATGTGGGCACCACCTTTATAATAACCCTGCCATTATTAACGCCTAGTGACCTTGAAACACCATCATAG
- a CDS encoding chemotaxis protein CheC, translated as MIYQLSELQRDALQELMNISMGQAANSLARLIGAKITLSIPLISSVTPTEFVDMISSDVMWHTRQSFLGTVKGEVVSLQSHAGCEAIAELMDYELPLSDITREELLLELSNILAGACLNGFAEQLELTTKLSMPTVFEPEKLSPEHYRWAHTLLMEVEFKVESSHFDSKIVICLEAESISTLLSRLNSLLE; from the coding sequence ATGATTTATCAATTAAGTGAACTGCAGCGTGATGCATTACAGGAGTTGATGAATATTTCAATGGGCCAAGCAGCCAATTCGTTAGCGAGGTTAATTGGCGCTAAAATTACCCTTTCTATTCCACTCATTTCCTCTGTTACCCCCACTGAATTTGTCGATATGATCAGTTCCGATGTCATGTGGCATACTCGGCAATCTTTTTTGGGCACAGTGAAGGGTGAGGTCGTTTCGTTACAATCGCACGCGGGTTGTGAAGCCATTGCTGAGCTGATGGATTATGAGCTGCCTTTGTCAGATATTACCCGCGAAGAGCTTTTGCTTGAACTGTCAAATATTCTAGCTGGAGCCTGTTTAAATGGTTTTGCCGAGCAGTTAGAGCTGACCACCAAGCTGAGTATGCCGACAGTATTTGAACCGGAAAAACTGTCGCCAGAACACTATCGTTGGGCTCACACTTTACTCATGGAAGTTGAATTTAAAGTAGAGTCCAGTCATTTTGATTCAAAAATTGTTATTTGTTTAGAAGCAGAGTCAATTTCGACGTTATTAAGTCGATTAAATAGCTTGTTGGAGTAA
- a CDS encoding HD domain-containing phosphohydrolase — translation MSSLETSMPIILCVDDETSILKSLQRLFMSSKVKLLLSSSGQQALELMQTEKVNIIISDMRMPNMTGAEFLAQAAVLQPDAYRILMTGYSDIQSTVSAINVGKIHRYIQKPWDNAELLAQVHEGLEIYRLVEANKLLTKKITLQNKQLKQLNNNLEEMVQQRTTQLKKTLYQYKLLASTRGNEQKATLEVLYNLISINPALNGKFALQVSETCGHIATALKMNKAHVELISKAGLYCELGKLGLPAHCLTGPYDQLSSAAQKRFFQHPQLAEEMLAPAVHLSTMSEIIGSQYEHYNGTGEPLQKVAQNIHIGARILAVARDFWLALFEQQNAKDHTKDLTKEEIYKHIKLQQGNVYDPKVVNVLGQIITAYQDQETINHSDAQLDDGLLIEQITEGMRLTQNLYNRKHMLLLPKGHVFCEKTLQNLYRYQTKNNEKLLIKAERVEQTDTQEE, via the coding sequence ATGAGCTCATTAGAAACATCAATGCCTATTATTTTGTGTGTCGACGACGAGACCAGCATCTTGAAGTCGCTGCAACGTTTATTTATGTCTTCAAAAGTGAAGCTATTACTGTCATCAAGTGGCCAACAAGCGCTTGAACTTATGCAAACAGAAAAAGTTAATATCATTATTTCAGATATGCGTATGCCTAATATGACAGGTGCTGAATTCCTTGCACAAGCGGCAGTGCTTCAACCGGATGCTTATCGTATTTTAATGACTGGATATTCTGATATTCAATCAACCGTTAGTGCGATTAATGTGGGTAAAATTCATCGTTATATTCAAAAACCTTGGGATAACGCAGAGCTACTTGCTCAAGTTCATGAAGGCTTAGAAATCTATCGTCTCGTAGAAGCGAACAAGTTGCTGACAAAAAAAATTACTCTGCAGAACAAGCAACTAAAACAATTAAACAATAACTTAGAAGAGATGGTTCAGCAACGAACCACTCAATTGAAAAAGACATTATATCAATACAAACTGTTGGCCAGTACACGTGGTAATGAGCAAAAAGCCACACTTGAAGTTCTTTATAATTTGATCAGTATTAATCCAGCATTAAATGGCAAGTTTGCACTGCAAGTGAGTGAAACATGTGGTCACATAGCCACTGCATTAAAGATGAATAAAGCTCATGTCGAGTTAATTAGTAAAGCAGGTCTATACTGTGAACTGGGTAAACTAGGCTTGCCTGCACATTGTCTTACAGGCCCCTACGACCAACTCAGTAGTGCAGCCCAAAAACGCTTTTTTCAACACCCGCAATTGGCAGAAGAAATGCTGGCACCAGCGGTTCACCTATCGACGATGAGTGAGATCATTGGCAGTCAATATGAGCACTATAACGGTACGGGTGAACCGTTACAAAAAGTGGCACAAAACATTCATATTGGGGCTCGTATATTAGCCGTTGCAAGAGACTTTTGGTTAGCGTTATTTGAACAACAAAATGCAAAAGACCATACTAAAGACCTCACCAAAGAAGAAATATATAAACACATAAAACTACAGCAAGGTAACGTGTATGACCCCAAAGTCGTCAATGTGCTAGGGCAAATCATTACTGCTTACCAGGACCAAGAAACGATTAACCATTCAGATGCGCAATTAGATGATGGTCTGCTTATTGAACAAATCACCGAAGGTATGCGCTTAACTCAAAATTTATACAATCGTAAACACATGTTGTTATTACCTAAAGGCCATGTGTTTTGCGAGAAAACACTGCAGAACTTATACCGCTATCAGACAAAAAATAACGAAAAATTGCTCATCAAAGCAGAGCGAGTTGAACAAACGGATACCCAGGAAGAATAA
- a CDS encoding response regulator: MKTLRPSDIAQYCDVHQRTVSRWIAQGRLKGHKLPGRGNYRVLLDDFIMFLQTQKMPMPEELLSHSNQIDSVKEQPKRILIIDDEIEIRNAIRRVLIPSGYEFSFASDGFQAGVKVLSDKPDLVTLDLSMPGLDGFEVLQFIRQQPELNHLKILVVSGLSEIELQKALDLGADAVLPKPFYNEQLRSAVDKFFN; encoded by the coding sequence ATGAAGACATTACGACCCAGTGACATTGCGCAATATTGCGATGTACACCAGCGCACCGTAAGTCGATGGATTGCACAAGGGCGATTAAAAGGACATAAGCTACCAGGTCGAGGTAATTATCGTGTATTACTAGACGATTTTATTATGTTTTTGCAAACCCAAAAAATGCCTATGCCTGAGGAGTTATTAAGTCACTCTAACCAAATTGATTCAGTGAAAGAACAGCCCAAGCGCATTTTAATTATTGACGATGAAATTGAAATTAGAAATGCGATCCGCCGCGTATTGATACCCAGCGGCTATGAATTTTCATTTGCATCTGATGGATTTCAGGCTGGGGTTAAAGTGCTTAGCGATAAACCTGACCTTGTTACACTCGATTTATCTATGCCTGGATTAGACGGTTTTGAAGTTCTGCAGTTTATCCGCCAACAACCAGAGCTAAACCATTTAAAAATTTTAGTGGTGTCAGGGTTATCTGAAATTGAATTGCAAAAAGCATTAGATCTAGGCGCAGATGCCGTATTACCAAAACCATTCTATAATGAGCAATTGCGTTCAGCGGTAGATAAATTTTTTAATTAA
- a CDS encoding HDOD domain-containing protein, translated as MKKLSVLFIDDDMFMLKALQRTARRAKPNWDFYICEDALSWQDALPHGVLPDAIFCDYLMPEKNGDELLEEIAAIIPSSVRVLLTGDTAEDVVSKVSEVSHFVLKKPFAAADLEDVFFCLERLDSLNFSLEMRNKLGRIGYFFPLPEIAAQLRTLFAIDDVDIGQTADLIKQEAFIAAKIIQIANSAFLGYHSKTVSLEEAIKRLGLKMTETIVISMLVNNCIAPKLPIEIHKKVNEWAFNYSKLSRQLSQSLGFKAVQLDNVFIASLLSGIGRLVFIAEANEFINIDADDNKMILDEATSLTVYILTLWGYPLELCQIILMQDKPDFAAKGLTDQKLGLIMYVVKVFLSGQLDEFAKSNLKTLIEDVDIIEWIDNC; from the coding sequence ATGAAAAAATTATCTGTGCTGTTCATCGATGATGATATGTTTATGCTTAAAGCACTGCAACGCACCGCTCGACGAGCTAAGCCAAACTGGGACTTTTATATTTGTGAAGATGCCCTAAGTTGGCAAGATGCATTGCCTCATGGCGTGTTGCCCGATGCAATATTTTGCGATTACCTTATGCCTGAAAAAAATGGCGATGAGCTTCTTGAAGAAATAGCTGCGATTATTCCCTCATCAGTAAGAGTATTACTCACTGGCGATACCGCCGAAGATGTGGTCTCAAAAGTTAGTGAAGTGTCGCATTTTGTACTAAAAAAACCCTTTGCAGCAGCTGATTTAGAAGATGTGTTCTTTTGTTTGGAACGCCTCGATTCGCTTAATTTTAGTTTAGAAATGCGTAACAAATTAGGTCGAATTGGCTATTTTTTTCCGTTACCCGAAATCGCTGCGCAGTTAAGAACATTATTTGCCATTGATGATGTTGATATTGGACAAACTGCAGATCTTATTAAGCAAGAAGCGTTTATTGCGGCAAAAATTATTCAAATCGCAAATTCGGCTTTTTTAGGCTACCACAGTAAAACCGTTTCGTTAGAAGAGGCCATCAAAAGATTAGGTCTTAAAATGACAGAAACCATTGTAATATCTATGCTTGTCAATAATTGTATTGCGCCAAAATTACCCATAGAAATTCACAAAAAGGTTAATGAGTGGGCTTTTAATTATTCAAAACTTAGCCGCCAGTTAAGCCAGTCATTGGGCTTTAAAGCCGTTCAACTTGATAATGTGTTTATTGCTTCGTTACTCAGTGGCATTGGTCGTTTAGTGTTTATTGCTGAAGCAAATGAATTTATTAATATCGATGCCGATGATAATAAAATGATACTCGATGAAGCAACCTCGTTAACTGTGTATATATTGACGCTATGGGGCTACCCGCTGGAATTATGTCAAATCATTTTAATGCAAGACAAGCCTGACTTTGCCGCAAAAGGCTTAACAGACCAAAAGTTGGGGCTCATTATGTATGTAGTGAAAGTATTTTTGTCTGGTCAACTTGATGAATTTGCAAAAAGCAATCTAAAAACCCTGATAGAAGATGTCGATATTATTGAATGGATTGATAATTGTTAA